The Macaca fascicularis isolate 582-1 chromosome 1, T2T-MFA8v1.1 genome includes a window with the following:
- the MACO1 gene encoding macoilin isoform X3, whose translation MKRRNADCSKLRRPLKRNRITEGIYGRLEQDIKKLKADLQASRQVEQELRSQISSLSSTERGIRSEMGQLRQENELLQNKLHNAVQMKQKDKQNISQLEKKLKAEQEARSFVEKQLMEEKKRKKLEEATAARAVAFAAASRGECTETLRNRIRELEAEGKKLTMDMKVKEDQIRELELKVQELRKYKENEKDTEVLMSALSAMQDKTQHLENSLSAETRIKLDLFSALGDAKRQLEIAQGQILQKDQEIKDLKQKIAEVMAVMPSITYSAATSPLSPVSPHYSSKFVETSPSGLDPNASVYQPLKK comes from the exons GCTGGAACaagacattaaaaagttaaaggcTGACCTGCAAGCCAGCAGACAAGTGGAACAAGAGCTCCGCAGTCAGATCAGCTCCCTTTCGAGCACCGAGCGAGGGATCCGCTCAGAAATGGGCCAGCTTCGGCAGGAGAATGAGCTGCTGCAGAACAA GTTACATAATGCTGTGCAAATGAAGCAAAAAGACAAGCAGAATATCAGCCAGTTGGAGAAAAAACTAAAAGCTGAGCAGGAAGCCCGAAGTTTTGTAGAAAAACAgttaatggaagagaaaaaaaggaagaagttagAAGAAGCCACTGCTGCCCGGGCTGTTGCATTTGCTGCTGCATCTAG gGGAGAATGCACCGAAACCTTACGGAATCGGATCAGAGAACTAGAAGCAGAGGGCAAGAAGCTCACAATGGACATGAAGGTGAAAGAAGACCAAATCAGAGAACTAGAACTGAAAGTCCAG GAGCTTCGGAAATATAAGGAAAATGAGAAGGATACTGAGGTGTTAATGTCAGCCCTCTCAGCCATGCAAGACAAAACACAGCACCTGGAGAACAGCTTAAGCGCAGAGACGAGAATCAAGCTGGACCTGTTCTCCGCACTGGGCGATGCAAAGCGGCAGCTCGAGATTGCCCAAG GACAAATCCTTCAGAAAGATCAGGAAATCAAGGACCTAAAACAGAAGATAGCCGAAGTCATGGCCGTCATGCCCAGCATAACATACAGTGCCGCCACCAGCCCCCTGAGCCCTGTTTCCCCCCACTACTCTTCCAAATTTGTGGAGACCAGCCCCTCTGGACTTGACCCCAATGCCTCTGTTTACCAGCCCCTGAAGAAATGA